A region from the Rosa rugosa chromosome 6, drRosRugo1.1, whole genome shotgun sequence genome encodes:
- the LOC133717661 gene encoding methionine aminopeptidase 1A-like encodes MADVATLSCARCSKPANLQCPKCVELKLPREDAAFCTQDCFKASWSSHKSVHLKAKQSNGTGNPENEGWEYCMKKGQGRTPKLPYFDWTGTLRPYPISSKRVVPAHIDLPDWAADGIPKEEPSSDLQRVVEIKTPDQIERMRETCRIAREVLDAAARVIRPGVTTDEIDRVVHDATIAAGGYPSPLNYHFFPKSCCTSVNEVICHGIPDARKLEDGDIVNVDVTVYYKGVHGDLNDTYFVGNVDEESRRLVQCTYECLEKAISIVKPGVRFREVGEVINRHATMAGFSVVKSYCGHGIGELFHCAPNIPHYARNKAVGVMKAGQTFTIEPMINAGVWRDRMWPDGWTSVTADGKRSAQFEHTLLVTETGVEVLTARLPSSPKVYPWLDA; translated from the exons ATGGCCGACGTCGCCACCCTATCGTGTGCTCGTTGCAGCAAACCAGCCAATCTTCA GTGTCCCAAGTGTGTGGAATTGAAGCTTCCTCGTGAAGATGCCGCTTTCTG CACTCAGGATTGTTTTAAGGCTTCGTGGAGCTCGCATAAATCAGTACATTTAAAGGCCAAACAGTCCAATGGGACGGGAAATCCAGAGAACGAAGGCTGGGAATATTGCATGAAGAAAGGACAGGGTCGAACTCCGAAACTTCCTTATTTTGATTGGACTGG GACATTGAGACCATATCCTATATCTAGTAAGCGTGTGGTACCTGCTCATATTGATTTACCTGATTGGGCAGCTGAT GGAATCCCAAAAGAGGAGCCCAGTAGTGACCTGCAGCGTGTTGTTGAG ATCAAAACTCCGGATCAAATTGAGAGGATGCGAGAAACTTGTCGA ATAGCAAGAGAGGTTTTGGATGCAGCTGCTCGTGTCATACGACCTGGTGTCACGACTGATGAAATTGATCGGGTGGTCCATGATGCTACTATTGCTGCAG GTGGATATCCATCTCCCCTCAATTATCATTTTTTCCCAAAGTCTTGCTGCAC GTCAGTCAATGAAGTAATTTGCCATGGGATTCCTGATGCCAG GAAATTAGAGGATGGTGATATCGTCAATGTTGATGTGACTGTGTATTACAAAGGTGTCCATG GTGATCTCAATGATACATACTTTGTGGGAAACGTTGATGAAGAGTCTCGACGGCTAGTCCAGTGTACTTATGAGTGCTTGGAAAAAGCAATATCCATTG TAAAACCTGGAGTTAGATTTCGTGAAGTTGGAGAAGTTATTAATCGCCATGCTACAATGGCTGGATTTTCTGTG GTGAAGTCATATTGTGGTCATGGTATAGGGGAGCTCTTTCATTGTGCACCAAATATTCCTCACTATGCAA GAAATAAAGCAGTTGGAGTGATGAAAGCTGGGCAAACTTTTACGATTGAACCAATGATCAATGCAG GAGTTTGGCGTGATCGAATGTGGCCTGACGGGTGGACTTCTGTTACCGCAGATGGAAAACGAAGTGCTCAATTTGAGCACACACTTCTG GTGACTGAGACTGGAGTTGAAGTTCTTACAGCACGGTTGCCTTCATCGCCAAAAGTGTACCcttggttagatgcatga
- the LOC133713500 gene encoding putative disease resistance RPP13-like protein 1 isoform X1, with protein sequence MALQLVVLDDAEEKQIRNPNVREWLDELKDALYVAGDLLDEINTEALRGQVHNLSSTNSLDEFDKTMEHKLLETLERLELIMKEKDEFGLKENFKDKPQPARLLEASSLVNDVDVYGREKDKKFIIDLLLSDNAINDKISVIPVVGMGGIGKTTLAQLVYNDERVKLHFDLQAWVCVSVEFDILRITQKLYGSITSQSCGVTELDPLQVKLKELLTEKKFLLVLDDVWNENNINWDVFKRPLESGARGSKIIVTTRNEGVSSVMGTVASHRLMQMSEEDCWLLFAKHAFKNADVLRSNPNLEVIGRQIVRKCKGLPLAAKSLGGLLRSELSIGKWENILKSDLWDLSDREMNILPALWLSYHHLPSHLKRCFAYCSIFPKGYEFKSSELVLLWMAEDLLQPKSKKTLEEVGEEYFDILISRSFFQHLFDNYRHDPIFTMHDLINDLAKVVSGEFSIRLEEEESFNIVSKARHFSYMKTSAHGFEKFEALYRAKYLRTFLSFRPYSPHQYFPMSNKVLYDLLPMLQYLRVLNLSDYDIKELPGSVCNLKHLRHLDLSRSSIEKLPDTLCSLYNLQTLVLRNCGAISMLPSHFGRLINLRHLDVRGTGLEKMPPNMGKLKDLQLLTDFILDKHSGYNIAELKVLQNLQGTLHISGLHNIIHVGDALEANMRDKKYLTELVLKWGDDIEDSQKDREVLDKLQPHVNLKELVIEFYGGTRFPDWLGDESFSHLAHVRFSDCKFCCFLPPLGQLPSLRTLWIQRLNEVVSIGPEFYGGNSNGVLKPFRSLKELRIMNMMEWRKWYDIGGNKEGGNFPNLCGLHVSNCPKLNEILPLDNFPKLEWLELWNLESFSGSLSQESHCLVTPSLSRLEIWGCPNFVSFPSYGRTNAPKLADLDIRTCVKFRSLPEQMHTFAPFLQHLTIRNCPEFESFPEGGLPLALKSLEFHCSERLFASRTQWSLQRLSSLRKLIIRFKECEVEVDSFPEEGMLPTSLTYLSFSNLPSVMRMDGKELNRLISLEDLTILDCPELRYLPEEGLPSSLSQLRIWGCPLLVERCQRDKGKDWPKISHIPHITIDGCEI encoded by the exons ATGGCTCTGCAATTAGTGG TGCTCGATGATGCAGAGGAGAAGCAAATCAGAAACCCAAATGTGAGGGAGTGGCTTGATGAGCTTAAAGATGCTTTGTATGTTGCAGGGGACTTGCTCGATGAGATCAATACCGAAGCTCTACGTGGTCAGGTACACAATCTCAGCTCTACTAATTCACTAGATGAATTTGATAAAACTATGGAGCACAAGTTATTGGAGACTCTTGAGAGATTAGAACTTATTATGAAGGAAAAAGATGAGTTTggtttgaaagaaaattttaaaGATAAACCACAACCAGCAAGATTACTTGAAGCTTCTTCTCTGGTAAATGATGTTGATGTGTATGGAAGGGAGAAGGACAAGAAGTTCATCATTGACCTGTTGTTATCGGACAATGCAATCAATGATAAGATAAGTGTGATTCCTGTTGTGGGCATGGGTGGGATCGGTAAGACTACTCTTGCTCAGCTCGTATACAATGATGAAAGAGTAAAGCTACATTTTGACCTCCAAGCATGGGTTTGTGTATCTGTAGAATTTGATATTCTTAGAATAACACAAAAACTGTACGGGTCAATTACTTCACAATCTTGTGGTGTGACAGAACTTGATCCGCTTCAAGTTAAGCTGAAGGAACTTTTGACAGAAaagaagtttcttcttgttctagATGATGTTTGGAATGAGAATAATATCAACTGGGATGTATTTAAGCGTCCCTTGGAATCAGGAGCACGAGGGAGTAAGATTATTGTCACGACACGCAATGAAGGTGTTTCTTCTGTGATGGGTACTGTTGCAAGTCACCGTTTAATGCAAATGTCTGAGGAGGATTGTTGGTTGTTATTTGCAAAGCATGCCTTCAAAAATGCTGATGTGCTGAGATCAAATCCAAATCTTGAAGTAATTGGAAGACAGATTGTTAGAAAATGTAAAGGCCTTCCTTTAGCTGCAAAGTCACTTGGGGGCCTCTTACGCTCTGAATTGAGTATTGGGAAATGGGAAAATATACTGAAGAGTGACTTATGGGACTTGTCGGATAGGGAGATGAACATTCTGCCTGCTTTGTGGTTGAGCTACCATCATCTGCCTTCACATCTGAAGCGTTGTTTTGCCTATTGTTCGATATTTCCCAAAGGCTATGAATTTAAAAGCTCAGAGTTAGTTTTGTTGTGGATGGCTGAAGATCTCTTGCAACCAAAAAGTAAGAAAACGTTGGAAGAAGTTGGAGAGGAATACTTCGATATTCTAATCTCGAGGTCATTTTTCCAACATTTATTTGATAATTATCGTCATGATCCGATTTTCACCATGCATGATCTCATAAATGATTTGGCAAAGGTTGTATCAGGAGAGTTTTCTATTaggttggaagaagaagagtcatTCAACATTGTAAGCAAAGCTCGTCACTTTTCATATATGAAGACAAGTGCTCATGGCTTTGAGAAATTTGAGGCTTTATATAGAGCCAAGTATCTGCGCACCTTCCTATCATTCCGACCATATTCTCCACATCAATACTTTCCAATGTCAAATAAGGTGCTATATGATCTATTGCCAATGCTACAATATTTAAGAGTGCTCAATTTATCAGATTATGATATTAAGGAGTTGCCTGGTTCAGTTTGCAACTTGAAACATCTAAGGCACTTGGATTTGTCTCGCAGTTCTATTGAAAAATTGCCTGATACACTGTGTAGCTTGTATAATTTACAAACATTAGTGTTGCGGAATTGTGGAGCTATTTCCATGTTGCCAAGCCATTTTGGGAGACTAATCAACTTGCGCCATCTTGATGTTCGAGGGACAGGGTTAGAAAAGATGCCACCAAACATGGGTAAACTGAAAGATCTGCAACTTTTAACTGACTTCATATTAGACAAGCATAGTGGCTATAACATTGCAGAGTTAAAGGTGCTTCAGAATTTGCAGGGAACTCTTCATATTTCAGGGTTGCATAACATTATCCATGTTGGAGATGCTTTGGAGGCCAATATGAGGGACAAGAAGTATCTCACTGAGCTAGTCTTGAAATGGGGAGATGATATTGAGGATTCACAAAAGGACAGAGAAGTCCTGGACAAGCTCCAACCCCATGTAAACCTAAAAGAACTTGTGATTGAATTCTATGGGGGTACAAGGTTTCCAGATTGGTTAGGAGATGAGTCTTTCTCCCATCTAGCTCATGTTAGATTTTCAGATTGTAAATTCTGTTGCTTCTTGCCACCACTTGGACAGCTACCCTCCCTACGAACACTTTGGATTCAGAGGTTAAATGAAGTAGTGTCTATAGGTCCTGAGTTTTATGGTGGCAATAGTAATGGTGTATTGAAGCCATTTAGATCTCTGAAAGAATTGCGGATTATGAATATGATGGAATGGCGAAAATGGTATGATATTGGTGGTAACAAAGAAGGTGGAAATTTTCCTAATCTTTGTGGTCTCCATGTTAGTAATTGTCCCAAGCTAAATGAGATATTACCATTGGATAACTTCCCAAAGCTTGAATGGCTAGAGTTGTGGAATCTGGAATCCTTCAGTGGTTCACTTTCACAAGAATCTCATTGTCTCGTGACCCCCTCTCTTAGTAGATTGGAAATATGGGGTTGCCCAAATTTTGTAAGTTTTCCTAGTTATGGAAGGACAAATGCTCCCAAATTGGCAGATTTGGATATCCGCACATGTGTGAAGTTTCGGTCATTGCCAGAACAAATGCACACCTTTGCCCCATTTCTTCAGCATTTGACCATAAGAAATTGCCCAGAATTTGAATCATTTCCAGAAGGAGGATTGCCACTGGCATTGAAATCCCTCGAGTTTCATTGCTCTGAAAGACTCTTTGCAAGCCGCACACAATGGAGTCTACAAAGACTAAGCTCTCTAAGGAAGTTGATAATCAGATTCAAGGAATGTGAAGTAGAAGTGGATTCATTTCCAGAGGAGGGGATGCTGCCTACCTCCCTCACTTACCTCTCCTTCTCCAATCTCCCCAGTGTTATGAGGATGGATGGCAAGGAGCTGAACCGCCTCATTTCTCTTGAAGATTTGACGATATTGGACTGCCCTGAGCTCCGGTACTTGCCAGAAGAAGGGCTCCCGAGTTCTCTTTCTCAACTGAGAATTTGGGGATGCCCCTTGCTTGTAGAACGATGCCAGAGAGACAAAGGCAAAGATTGGCCTAAGATTTCTCACATTCCTCACATAACCATTGATGGATGTGAAATATGA
- the LOC133713500 gene encoding putative disease resistance RPP13-like protein 1 isoform X2 has protein sequence MLDDAEEKQIRNPNVREWLDELKDALYVAGDLLDEINTEALRGQVHNLSSTNSLDEFDKTMEHKLLETLERLELIMKEKDEFGLKENFKDKPQPARLLEASSLVNDVDVYGREKDKKFIIDLLLSDNAINDKISVIPVVGMGGIGKTTLAQLVYNDERVKLHFDLQAWVCVSVEFDILRITQKLYGSITSQSCGVTELDPLQVKLKELLTEKKFLLVLDDVWNENNINWDVFKRPLESGARGSKIIVTTRNEGVSSVMGTVASHRLMQMSEEDCWLLFAKHAFKNADVLRSNPNLEVIGRQIVRKCKGLPLAAKSLGGLLRSELSIGKWENILKSDLWDLSDREMNILPALWLSYHHLPSHLKRCFAYCSIFPKGYEFKSSELVLLWMAEDLLQPKSKKTLEEVGEEYFDILISRSFFQHLFDNYRHDPIFTMHDLINDLAKVVSGEFSIRLEEEESFNIVSKARHFSYMKTSAHGFEKFEALYRAKYLRTFLSFRPYSPHQYFPMSNKVLYDLLPMLQYLRVLNLSDYDIKELPGSVCNLKHLRHLDLSRSSIEKLPDTLCSLYNLQTLVLRNCGAISMLPSHFGRLINLRHLDVRGTGLEKMPPNMGKLKDLQLLTDFILDKHSGYNIAELKVLQNLQGTLHISGLHNIIHVGDALEANMRDKKYLTELVLKWGDDIEDSQKDREVLDKLQPHVNLKELVIEFYGGTRFPDWLGDESFSHLAHVRFSDCKFCCFLPPLGQLPSLRTLWIQRLNEVVSIGPEFYGGNSNGVLKPFRSLKELRIMNMMEWRKWYDIGGNKEGGNFPNLCGLHVSNCPKLNEILPLDNFPKLEWLELWNLESFSGSLSQESHCLVTPSLSRLEIWGCPNFVSFPSYGRTNAPKLADLDIRTCVKFRSLPEQMHTFAPFLQHLTIRNCPEFESFPEGGLPLALKSLEFHCSERLFASRTQWSLQRLSSLRKLIIRFKECEVEVDSFPEEGMLPTSLTYLSFSNLPSVMRMDGKELNRLISLEDLTILDCPELRYLPEEGLPSSLSQLRIWGCPLLVERCQRDKGKDWPKISHIPHITIDGCEI, from the exons A TGCTCGATGATGCAGAGGAGAAGCAAATCAGAAACCCAAATGTGAGGGAGTGGCTTGATGAGCTTAAAGATGCTTTGTATGTTGCAGGGGACTTGCTCGATGAGATCAATACCGAAGCTCTACGTGGTCAGGTACACAATCTCAGCTCTACTAATTCACTAGATGAATTTGATAAAACTATGGAGCACAAGTTATTGGAGACTCTTGAGAGATTAGAACTTATTATGAAGGAAAAAGATGAGTTTggtttgaaagaaaattttaaaGATAAACCACAACCAGCAAGATTACTTGAAGCTTCTTCTCTGGTAAATGATGTTGATGTGTATGGAAGGGAGAAGGACAAGAAGTTCATCATTGACCTGTTGTTATCGGACAATGCAATCAATGATAAGATAAGTGTGATTCCTGTTGTGGGCATGGGTGGGATCGGTAAGACTACTCTTGCTCAGCTCGTATACAATGATGAAAGAGTAAAGCTACATTTTGACCTCCAAGCATGGGTTTGTGTATCTGTAGAATTTGATATTCTTAGAATAACACAAAAACTGTACGGGTCAATTACTTCACAATCTTGTGGTGTGACAGAACTTGATCCGCTTCAAGTTAAGCTGAAGGAACTTTTGACAGAAaagaagtttcttcttgttctagATGATGTTTGGAATGAGAATAATATCAACTGGGATGTATTTAAGCGTCCCTTGGAATCAGGAGCACGAGGGAGTAAGATTATTGTCACGACACGCAATGAAGGTGTTTCTTCTGTGATGGGTACTGTTGCAAGTCACCGTTTAATGCAAATGTCTGAGGAGGATTGTTGGTTGTTATTTGCAAAGCATGCCTTCAAAAATGCTGATGTGCTGAGATCAAATCCAAATCTTGAAGTAATTGGAAGACAGATTGTTAGAAAATGTAAAGGCCTTCCTTTAGCTGCAAAGTCACTTGGGGGCCTCTTACGCTCTGAATTGAGTATTGGGAAATGGGAAAATATACTGAAGAGTGACTTATGGGACTTGTCGGATAGGGAGATGAACATTCTGCCTGCTTTGTGGTTGAGCTACCATCATCTGCCTTCACATCTGAAGCGTTGTTTTGCCTATTGTTCGATATTTCCCAAAGGCTATGAATTTAAAAGCTCAGAGTTAGTTTTGTTGTGGATGGCTGAAGATCTCTTGCAACCAAAAAGTAAGAAAACGTTGGAAGAAGTTGGAGAGGAATACTTCGATATTCTAATCTCGAGGTCATTTTTCCAACATTTATTTGATAATTATCGTCATGATCCGATTTTCACCATGCATGATCTCATAAATGATTTGGCAAAGGTTGTATCAGGAGAGTTTTCTATTaggttggaagaagaagagtcatTCAACATTGTAAGCAAAGCTCGTCACTTTTCATATATGAAGACAAGTGCTCATGGCTTTGAGAAATTTGAGGCTTTATATAGAGCCAAGTATCTGCGCACCTTCCTATCATTCCGACCATATTCTCCACATCAATACTTTCCAATGTCAAATAAGGTGCTATATGATCTATTGCCAATGCTACAATATTTAAGAGTGCTCAATTTATCAGATTATGATATTAAGGAGTTGCCTGGTTCAGTTTGCAACTTGAAACATCTAAGGCACTTGGATTTGTCTCGCAGTTCTATTGAAAAATTGCCTGATACACTGTGTAGCTTGTATAATTTACAAACATTAGTGTTGCGGAATTGTGGAGCTATTTCCATGTTGCCAAGCCATTTTGGGAGACTAATCAACTTGCGCCATCTTGATGTTCGAGGGACAGGGTTAGAAAAGATGCCACCAAACATGGGTAAACTGAAAGATCTGCAACTTTTAACTGACTTCATATTAGACAAGCATAGTGGCTATAACATTGCAGAGTTAAAGGTGCTTCAGAATTTGCAGGGAACTCTTCATATTTCAGGGTTGCATAACATTATCCATGTTGGAGATGCTTTGGAGGCCAATATGAGGGACAAGAAGTATCTCACTGAGCTAGTCTTGAAATGGGGAGATGATATTGAGGATTCACAAAAGGACAGAGAAGTCCTGGACAAGCTCCAACCCCATGTAAACCTAAAAGAACTTGTGATTGAATTCTATGGGGGTACAAGGTTTCCAGATTGGTTAGGAGATGAGTCTTTCTCCCATCTAGCTCATGTTAGATTTTCAGATTGTAAATTCTGTTGCTTCTTGCCACCACTTGGACAGCTACCCTCCCTACGAACACTTTGGATTCAGAGGTTAAATGAAGTAGTGTCTATAGGTCCTGAGTTTTATGGTGGCAATAGTAATGGTGTATTGAAGCCATTTAGATCTCTGAAAGAATTGCGGATTATGAATATGATGGAATGGCGAAAATGGTATGATATTGGTGGTAACAAAGAAGGTGGAAATTTTCCTAATCTTTGTGGTCTCCATGTTAGTAATTGTCCCAAGCTAAATGAGATATTACCATTGGATAACTTCCCAAAGCTTGAATGGCTAGAGTTGTGGAATCTGGAATCCTTCAGTGGTTCACTTTCACAAGAATCTCATTGTCTCGTGACCCCCTCTCTTAGTAGATTGGAAATATGGGGTTGCCCAAATTTTGTAAGTTTTCCTAGTTATGGAAGGACAAATGCTCCCAAATTGGCAGATTTGGATATCCGCACATGTGTGAAGTTTCGGTCATTGCCAGAACAAATGCACACCTTTGCCCCATTTCTTCAGCATTTGACCATAAGAAATTGCCCAGAATTTGAATCATTTCCAGAAGGAGGATTGCCACTGGCATTGAAATCCCTCGAGTTTCATTGCTCTGAAAGACTCTTTGCAAGCCGCACACAATGGAGTCTACAAAGACTAAGCTCTCTAAGGAAGTTGATAATCAGATTCAAGGAATGTGAAGTAGAAGTGGATTCATTTCCAGAGGAGGGGATGCTGCCTACCTCCCTCACTTACCTCTCCTTCTCCAATCTCCCCAGTGTTATGAGGATGGATGGCAAGGAGCTGAACCGCCTCATTTCTCTTGAAGATTTGACGATATTGGACTGCCCTGAGCTCCGGTACTTGCCAGAAGAAGGGCTCCCGAGTTCTCTTTCTCAACTGAGAATTTGGGGATGCCCCTTGCTTGTAGAACGATGCCAGAGAGACAAAGGCAAAGATTGGCCTAAGATTTCTCACATTCCTCACATAACCATTGATGGATGTGAAATATGA
- the LOC133713473 gene encoding pectinesterase inhibitor 9 encodes MAKLCLSLLLILLSIFSLSSTVEPAFSGHTARRSRARANIEAACRTTRYPDLCVHCLTTYVKPNMTIQNPQQLAQVALTASLYRALYARAFVLKVAKELNTLKRENQVVRDCLQQINDSVDQLSGSIKELRRLGQESVGDDLFWHISNVETWVGTALTDANDCVNALPGPNMSKLKATIKGKMLNVAQTASNALALFHSFAARYKAASATKKP; translated from the coding sequence ATGGCCAAACTTTGCCTTTCTTTGCTGCTAATCCTCCTTTCCATCTTCTCCCTTTCGAGCACGGTGGAGCCAGCCTTTTCCGGACATACTGCTCGACGTTCCAGGGCTCGAGCCAACATCGAAGCCGCATGCCGGACCACCCGCTACCCGGACCTATGCGTCCACTGCCTCACCACCTACGTCAAACCCAACATGACCATCCAAAACCCCCAGCAACTTGCCCAAGTCGCCTTGACTGCAAGCCTCTACCGTGCCCTATATGCTAGGGCGTTCGTGCTCAAGGTAGCAAAAGAGCTTAACACACTGAAGAGGGAAAACCAAGTTGTCCGAGATTGCTTGCAGCAGATAAACGATAGCGTGGACCAACTCAGTGGATCGATCAAGGAACTACGTCGTTTGGGGCAAGAATCTGTGGGTGATGACCTGTTTTGGCACATAAGCAACGTTGAGACATGGGTTGGCACTGCTCTAACTGATGCAAACGATTGTGTAAATGCCCTTCCGGGACCAAACATGAGCAAACTGAAGGCGACTATTAAAGGAAAGATGCTCAATGTGGCTCAGACGGCTAGTAATGCACTGGCTTTGTTTCATAGTTTTGCTGCAAGGTATAAAGCTGCCAGTGCCACCAAGAAGCCCTAG